The Cucumis melo cultivar AY chromosome 6, USDA_Cmelo_AY_1.0, whole genome shotgun sequence genome includes a region encoding these proteins:
- the LOC103483897 gene encoding GDSL esterase/lipase At4g16230-like: MDMTFVNKNTVLGILCFTLFTLFGTCFSRAFTANFVFGDSLVEVGNNNYIPSLSRANYVPNGIDFGRPTGRFTNGRTIVDIIGQELGFKTFTPPYLAPSTTGPVILRGINYASGSAGILNNTGKIFIARINMDAQIDNFANTRQDIITMIGLPSAIDLLRTSIFSITIGSNDFINNYFTPVLSDSGHRLIPPELFVGSMISRYRLQLTRLYNLGARRIVVVNVGPIGCIPYQRDSNPSLGNNCANSPNLMAQLFNSQLRGLLTELGARFQDSNFLYADAFHIVQDIVQNHASYGFENADSACCHIAGRYGGLFPCGPPSSVCVDRSKYVFWDSFHPSEAANSIIAGRLLNGDADDIWPINIRELERLN; this comes from the exons ATGGATATGACGTTTGTTAACAAAAACACTGTTTTGGGTATCCTATGTTTTACTCTATTTACCTTGTTTGGAACTTGTTTCTCTAGAGCTTTTACAGCTAATTTTGTGTTTGGGGATTCATTGGTTGAGGTTGGAAACAATAACTACATTCCATCACTCTCCCGGGCCAACTACGTCCCAAACGGTATCGATTTTGGAAGGCCAACTGGCCGATTCACAAACGGGCGAACCATTGTTGACATAATAG GTCAGGAGCTTGGGTTCAAGACATTCACTCCCCCATACTTGGCACCATCCACAACTGGACCGGTGATTCTTCGAGGCATCAACTATGCTTCGGGTTCAGCTGGAATCTTAAACAACACAGGAAAAATCTTT ATTGCTCGAATCAACATGGATGCACAAATTGATAACTTTGCAAATACCAGACAAGATATCATCACCATGATTGGCCTTCCTTCTGCCATTGATTTGCTTAGAACCTCCATTTTCTCCATAACCATTGGTTCAAATGACTTCATTAATAACTACTTTACACCAGTCCTCTCTGATTCAGGACACCGGTTGATTCCTCCAGAGTTGTTTGTTGGCTCCATGATTTCGAGATACAGACTCCAACTTACA AGACTCTACAATCTAGGAGCTAGAAGGATCGTAGTGGTAAACGTCGGACCAATCGGATGCATTCCTTATCAGAGAGATTCAAATCCTTCGTTAGGAAACAACTGCGCAAATTCCCCTAACCTAATGGCTCAGTTATTCAACAGCCAATTAAGAGGTCTACTCACAGAACTCGGAGCACGATTTCAAGATTCGAATTTCCTTTACGCAGATGCATTTCACATCGTTCAAGATATTGTCCAGAATCACGCATCATACG GGTTTGAGAATGCTGACTCGGCGTGCTGCCATATCGCCGGACGGTACGGCGGTCTTTTTCCCTGTGGGCCGCCGTCGAGCGTGTGTGTGGACAGGTCGAAGTACGTGTTTTGGGATTCATTTCATCCTTCTGAAGCTGCGAACTCCATCATCGCCGGGCGGCTCTTGAACGGCGACGCCGATGATATTTGGCCTATCAATATTCGAGAACTTGAACGTCTTAATTAA
- the LOC103483898 gene encoding uncharacterized protein LOC103483898 — translation MAAELKSSFLLLYVCVLVFVLLVVPLDSAPQAFRRDPGHPHWHHGAFHTVRDSVRNDVRRMLHSRAEVPFQVPLEVNIVLIGFNNDGAYRYLVDVHKLEEFLRASFPSHRPSCLETGEPIDIEHHLVYNAFAVGQAELIALEKALKETMIPAGTARETDFGREVPLFEVEATTVEPVFQKLYSYIFDIDNEGYSAESARVMPIAIFIVNFDKVRMDPRNKEIDLDSLMYGKLDQLSDEDMKKQEGDYIYRYRYEGGGATQVWLGSGRYVVIDLSAGPCTYGKIETEEGSVSTRTLPRLRNVLFPRGFGAATDHSTLDNFMGELAALISTTIEHVIAPDVRFETVDMTTRLLIPIIVLQNHNRYNIMEKGHNYSINVEAIEAEVKKMIHVGQEAVIIGGSHLLHRHEKLAVAVSKAMRSHSLQETKNDGRFHVHTKVYLDGAILREEMERSADVLAAGLLEVADPSLSDKFFLRQHWMDETEVSDDSVLKHKPLWATYQSKVGKKVKKTEKKQGDLHRTYGTRVLPVFVLSLADVDSKLTMEDESLVYASKDVVIVLEHQNEKIPLSYVSETHRRHADPSQAQRHILAGLASAVGGLTAPYERASHVHERAIVNWLWAAGCHPFGPFSNTSQVSRMLQDVALRNIIYARVDSALHRIRDTSETVQTFAAEHLKTPLGEPVKGKKNKTTTELWLEKFYKKTTNLPEPFPHELVERLEKYLDNLEEQLVDLSSLLYDHRLQDAHLNSSEIFQSSIFTQQYVDFVLSEEREKMRCCSIEYKYPVQSSQNYIYGGILLAGFVVYFLVIFFSSPVR, via the exons ATGGCTGCAGAATTGAAGTCAAGCTTCTTATTATTATACGTTTGTGTTTTGGTTTTCGTTTTGCTTGTAGTTCCATTGGATTCGGCACCTCAGGCTTTCAGGAGAGATCCAGGACATCCTCATTGGCATCACGGAGCCTTCCATACTGTCCGAGATAGTGTCCGAAACGATGTTCGTCGGATGCTTCATTCACGAGCTgag GTTCCCTTTCAGGTTCCACTTGAAGTGAACATTGTCCTTATTGGTTTCAATAATGATGGAGCCTACCGGTACTTAGTAGATGTACACAAGCTAGAAGAGTTTCTGAGAGCCAGCTTCCCGTCTCACAGGCCATCCTGCCTTGAGACTGGCGAGCCCATTGATATCGAGCATCATCTTGTATATAATGCTTTTGCT GTAGGTCAGGCTGAATTGATAGCTCTTGAGAAGGCATTGAAGGAGACCATGATTCCCGCTGGAACTGCAAGAGAG ACTGATTTTGGAAGAGAGGTACCTTTGTTCGAGGTTGAAGCAACAACAGTTGAACCGGTGTTTCAGAAGTTATATTCCTATATATTTGACATTGATAATGAGGGATACTCTGCTGAGAGCGCTAGAGTTATGCCAATTGCCATATTTATTGTCAACTTCGATAAG GTCAGAATGGACCCCAGAAATAAGGAGATCGATCTTGATAGTTTAATGTATGGTAAACTTGACCAGCTAAGTGATGAAGATATGAAAAAACAAGAAGGTGATTACATTTATCGCTATCGATATGAAGGAGGAGGAGCAACTCAAGTTTGGCTGGGCTCTGGCAG ATATGTTGTGATTGACCTCTCAGCGGGCCCATGCACATATGGTAAAATTGAAACTGAAGAGGGAAGCGTCAGTACTAGAACTCTACCACGACTTAGGAACGTGCTATTTCCAAGAGGATTTGGTGCAGCTACTGATCATTCGACCCTTGATAATTTTATGGGGGAACTTGCTGCCCTTATATCAACCACCATTGAACATGTCATAGCCCCGGATGTCAG GTTTGAAACTGTTGATATGACAACAAGACTGCTCATACCCATAATCGTCTTACAAAATCACAATCGATACAATATTATGGAGAAAGGCCATAATTACAGTATAAATGTCGAAGCAATCGAAGCAGAG GTTAAGAAGATGATTCATGTTGGGCAAGAAGCAGTAATTATTGGTGGTTCACATTTATTACATCGGCACGAAAAGTTGGCCGTAGCTGTTTCAAAAGCAATGCGAAGCCATTCCCTACAGGAAACAAAGAATGATGGTCGTTTTCATGTTCATACCAAGGTGTATTTGGATGGTGCTATCCTTAGAGAA GAAATGGAAAGGTCCGCCGATGTGCTTGCTGCAGGTTTGCTTGAGGTGGCTGACCCATCTTTATCTGATAAATTTTTCCTTCGCCAG CACTGGATGGATGAAACTGAAGTTTCAGATGATTCAGTACTGAAACATAAGCCTCTTTGGGCTACATATCAATCAAAAGTTGGCAAGAAGGTGAAGAAAACTGAAAAAAAGCAGGGGGATTTGCACCGAACTTATGGAACTAGGGTGCTTCCAGT TTTTGTCCTATCTTTGGCTGATGTTGATTCAAAACTCACGATGGAGGATGAAAGCCTGGTTTATGCAAGCAAAGATGTTGTAATCGTACTCGAGCATCAAAATGAGAAGATTCCTCTTAG TTATGTTTCTGAAACACATAGAAGACATGCGGATCCATCGCAGGCACAACGTCATATATTGGCTGGACTTGCTTCAGCTGTCGGTGGTTTGACTGCACCTTATGAAAGGGCTTCTCATGTTCATGAGAGGGCAATTGTAAATTGGCTCTGGGCAGCTGGTTGTCATCCATTTGGCCCGTTCTCGAACACGTCTCAAGTCAGTCGAATGCTTCAAGATGTTGCATTG AGGAACATTATATATGCACGTGTAGACTCAGCTCTTCACCGAATCCGAGATACATCAGAG ACTGTCCAAACCTTTGCAGCAGAACATCTAAAAACTCCACTCGGTGAACCAGTGAAAGGCAAGAAGAACAAGACAACTACCGAGTTGTGGTTGGAGAAGTTCTATAAAAAAACCACCAACTTGCCCGAACCTTTCCCTCACGAATTGGTCGAGCGGCTCGAGAAATACTTGGAT AACCTTGAGGAACAGCTCGTGGATCTCTCATCGCTATTGTATGACCATCGCTTACAAGATGCACATCTGAATAGTTCAGAAATTTTCCAAAGCTCCATTTTCACCCAGCA GTACGTGGATTTCGTATTGAGCGAAGAGAGGGAGAAGATGCGATGCTGCAGCATTGAGTACAAATATCCGGTACAATCTTCTCAAAATTACATCTATGGAGGAATTCTTCTAGCTGGGTTTGTTGTTTACTTTCTTGTTATCTTCTTTTCATCACCTGTGCGCTAA
- the LOC103483899 gene encoding calcium-binding protein CP1: protein MCPSGTASDRSDVASVGFRQAFEVLDADHDGKISRDDLRKFYSGGGDADEDAIGSMIAAADLNRNGVVEYEEFERVLSGGRRRSTGIMEEVFKTMDKDGDGRLSHADLKSYMHLAGFSISDEEVTAMIRFGGGDESDGVCYEGLLKILAIDNMY, encoded by the coding sequence ATGTGCCCCTCCGGTACCGCTTCCGATCGTTCTGACGTCGCCTCCGTCGGTTTCCGTCAGGCATTCGAGGTACTGGATGCCGACCACGACGGAAAGATTAGTCGCGACGATCTTCGCAAATTCTACAGCGGTGGAGGCGATGCCGACGAAGATGCAATTGGGTCAATGATAGCCGCTGCGGACTTGAACCGGAACGGAGTTGTTGAGTATGAGGAGTTCGAGCGCGTGTTGTCCGGCGGACGGAGGAGATCGACGGGGATTATGGAGGAGGTGTTTAAGACGATGGATAAAGATGGAGATGGACGATTGAGCCACGCCGACTTGAAGAGCTATATGCATTTGGCTGGATTTTCGATATCTGATGAAGAGGTTACGGCGATGATTAGGTTTGGCGGTGGAGATGAATCGGACGGCGTTTGTTATGAAGGATTGCTCAAAATTTTGGCCATTGATAATATGTATTGA